From Triticum aestivum cultivar Chinese Spring unplaced genomic scaffold, IWGSC CS RefSeq v2.1 scaffold29468, whole genome shotgun sequence:
ACGAAGGTCTCCCACCTGCTTGTATCCTCCACTGCCTCATGGCTGACCACGTAAAGCCTGGTTAACTGAGACAAGTCCCCCAGCTCATCCATTGAACGGAAGCTTTTGTTGATATCTATGGTAGAAATCCTCTGCAGGGCACACATATTCTGTAATCCGCGAGGTAGCTTCACTCCAGTTAACAGATGCTTAACACTTCGTGACCTTGTATAGTACTGATAACTGCCTGTCATTAGGTGCTTCAGATTTTGGAGCTTAGTGATGCCTCTGGGAAATTCAGCCACAGATGTTCCCCTTACATCCAATGTCACCAATTCTTTCAGTTTCCCTACTGCATTTGGAACTTCGGATATGGATGTGCTTCTAAGACTCAGGTAGCTCAGCAAAGACAGTTTGCAAATGTCCTTCAAATCTTGATTGCTTAACCATAGACATCCTTCGAGGTCTAGAACCCTTAAAAGAGTAAAGCCTGAAAAAGTGATGGCTGCTGGTTTTTGAGTGCTGCCAATAATTGTCAAAGAACGGGTATGGGTCAAGTATTGACTGGTGAAGCCTTTATTCTCCATGGTGCCACCGGGATGGATGGAGAGCCGCCGGATCTTGTCATGGCCAGCTGTAATGTTGTCTTCTGAACTCCCTAGGAACGACATGAAGTTTTCTTGGACTGATTTGGAGGTTATAACTTCCATCATTATGTCATGAATCTTGCAGCTCTTGACCTTGCCGGTGTCTGAAATCACTCCAGGGGTGACCAGGCTTCTACTGATGAACTCGTCGAAATAATTCTGACCAATCTCTTCCAAACTCAGCCCACGCATGGCAGCAATGAAGCCTTCGGCTGCCCAGCGCCTAATCAGAGGCCCTCTTTTGATCTCATAATCCTCGGGGAAAGCACACAGGTACAAGAAGCATGCTTTCAAATTGTAGGGCAGGTCATTGTAGCTAAGGGTAAGTATCCGGCCCATTGCCTCTAAAGTGGGGTTTGTCTCTAGTTCAGGACCCAGCCTACGACATACCTTTTGCCAATCTGCGGGTATCTTGTTTTCCCTCTGAGCAAGCATACGACCTATGCTTACTATGACTAGAGGCAAACCATTGCACTTTTTTAATATAGCTGTGGAGACTTCCTGCAGTCTGTCCGGACATTCGTCGGACTCAAACACTATCCTGAAGAATAGCTTCTCTGAATCTTCCGGCTCCAAGTGCTTCATCTCATAGATTTGGTCATGGGTGGAGCAGTTTCTTGCAACATCGTGAGTGCGTGTAGTAACTATGATTCTGCTTTGTTTTTCATTCTTGGGAAAATACTCATTCAGATACTTCCATGCTGCTGGCGTCCACACATCATCAAGAACGATTAAGTacctaaaaataaaacaaaaaatagtAAGCTAACAAAACCATGGGGTACAGCCTCCTtctcgaaaaaggaaaaaaaatagctACTATCATAAACCCTTATCACACTCTGTTTTGCTATATTCTTACAAACAATCAAGTGCACTGGCAGTTCTATTAGCGGATCAAACCCCAAATGCCTTCCTAAAATATCATAAAATAATTCTTTTTATAACATTTCAAATCAAAATTCTATTATGGATAGTACCAGCAGAGTATTTGCGGCCAGATTTGTCTTATATCAATATTCTACGCGTGGATTCACTGTTAACTGGCATATACGTTCCTATAATACAGTCCGTGCATACGCTCCCATAGAATTGAAATT
This genomic window contains:
- the LOC123177315 gene encoding disease resistance protein Pik-2-like, with amino-acid sequence MKHLEPEDSEKLFFRIVFESDECPDRLQEVSTAILKKCNGLPLVIVSIGRMLAQRENKIPADWQKVCRRLGPELETNPTLEAMGRILTLSYNDLPYNLKACFLYLCAFPEDYEIKRGPLIRRWAAEGFIAAMRGLSLEEIGQNYFDEFISRSLVTPGVISDTGKVKSCKIHDIMMEVITSKSVQENFMSFLGSSEDNITAGHDKIRRLSIHPGGTMENKGFTSQYLTHTRSLTIIGSTQKPAAITFSGFTLLRVLDLEGCLWLSNQDLKDICKLSLLSYLSLRSTSISEVPNAVGKLKELVTLDVRGTSVAEFPRGITKLQNLKHLMTGSYQYYTRSRSVKHLLTGVKLPRGLQNMCALQRISTIDINKSFRSMDELGDLSQLTRLYVVSHEAVEDTSRWETFVKSLNKLSSSLRYLSIQRLKLACQPTNDYISPPLF